The nucleotide window TGTTTTCTTCACCTCACCCTGCTGGTCGGTCAGCAGAATGACAAACTCGTCTCCTCCCGAACGCGCCAGTGTGTCATTGCGGCGTACAACCTCCCGGAGACGGGCCGCCACCTGCCGCAGGGCTTCATCCCCGACATCGTGCCCGTGATTGTCGTTGATCAGCTTGAATCCGTCCAGGTCCAGAAAAAGAACCGTAAGCGCGGTTCCATTGCGGCGGGATCGCGCCAAGGCCTCGGTGAGACGGTCTGCCAGCAGGTTCCGGTTGGGCAGGCCGGTCAGGTTGTCGTGGTGGGCGAGGTGTTCCATCTCGGCCCGACTCTCCAGCAGCTTTGTCAGGACGCGGTTGAACGCTGCGGTCAGGTTGCCGACCTCGTCCCTGCGCTCCACCGGCAGAGGCTCCAGGGGAATTTCGCCGCTGATCATCCGGTCGGCGTGCTGGGCAGCTTTTCTCAGAGGACCGAGCAGGTAGCGCAAGCCCGCCACCAGCACGATGACAAAGACGACGGTCAGAATGGCCGTGTTGCCGGCCATGAAGCGCTGCAGCCGACTGATGGGTGCGAACACCTCTTCCGTAGGCAGCCGGGCGACCAGAAACCATCCGCTGCTCGGCACCGAAACGACTGCTGAGAGTTCTTCGATCCCTCCTGCATTGACATCGATGCCGACACCGCGAAATCCCTCCATTGCCTGATCGTGCTGTCGATGGATGCCTTTCTGCGGTGTCGGCGTGAGAGCGATGTTCCGGTGCGAGGCATCGACGAACAACTTATCCTGCGGCGAAACCAGGATCAGCCCCCCCTCCTTGCCGACGCGGGTCTTGTGCAGCGCTGCCAGGAAATCGGGGGCATTGAGCGCACTGGCCCCTGCCAGAACGCCACGCACCGTACCGCTGCTGTCGCGGATCGGCATGCCCATGGGGAGCAGTGGCACCTTCGAAAACCGCCCGACAACGGGGCGGCCGATGGCAAACTCGCCGGTTACGGCTTTGCGGAAATAATCACGATCGGCAAGGGAGCCGGCAGTGGCCACTGTAACCGGGTAGCCGGCAAGGGGAGTGCCGGCCGGATCCATGACGACCAGTCCCTGGGAAAAAAGGGGATGGAGCCGATACCGCTCGGCCAGCCACGACTGCATGCGGGCCGGATCGTTGAGATATTCCAGGGGAAGGGTTGCCGCCATGCGCTTCAGCAATTCGCGGCGTTCGGTGATGTTCCGGTCAACGTCCTGCGCCACATAGGTGGCCAGCGTCAGCAACTGCGACGAATTCATCCGGATGATGTCGTCGCGCAGGTACGTGCTCAGCAGCAGTGTCCAGCCGAGGGAGCCGGTGAACAGAATGAACAGGCCGAAAACGATTATTCGGGTGGTGACGCTGTGAAATTCAGGCCGAAGCCGCATCTGATCGGAGTCTCATTTCTCGAGGTAGTGCAGACAAGTATGTCGGAGAGGCTCACGCTGTTTCCATCAGTGCCTTGATGAAGAGCGTGAAGACGGGAAGCGGAGTGGCCGATCTATCCTTCTGACGGAATTACTGTTGCGGAAGGCGGAGATGCACGACCTGCCCTTTCCGGCCCAATTTTCCCAGCGGCGTACCCTGGAACGTGACGTTTATCCCGGCGGCATTCCCCACGTCGACCACAAAAAACTCCCGTGCGGTACGGTTCAGTTTCTGTCCAGCCTTCAGGGTGATCTGGTAAGGGGGCTTGCGGTCTTCGGTGATGCTCAGCCAGGTATCTTCCGTTGCCTCGACGAGCAGGGTAAGCGGGGCATTGCTGCCAGGGGCCGGCGGTGCCTCTTTTCGGATGTCTGTCGGCGGAGGGGCCTGGGTCGGCGGTGTCGGAGGGGTCGGTGATGCCTGGGTTGACTGCGCCGGGGGAACAGGTGTCGGGGGGACACTGTTCACCGTCTGCGGGGGCTGTTCTTTCACGGCAGGCGCCGGTACGGGAGTGGCCTCCTTCTGAGCATCGACAGCGGCCTTGCGTTGGGCTGTCCCGGTGGGGTTCTGCTCATGCAGGAAGGCGTAGGCGATAATAGCGGCGGCAATAACCGCCGCAACAGGTATGGCGTAGACCAGAGACCGTCTGGAGGGTTTGTGGTCGGGAACGACCGGCACGGTGACCGGCTTGACCTCTTCCGGAACGGCCTGTTGCCGGTCCAGATAGCGCTGATAGCCGGCCTGGATGGGACCTGCATCGATGCCGATGGTTTCCGCATAGAGTGCTATGAACCGTTTTGCATAAAAAGGCGCCGGCAGAAGATCGAATTCGCCGTTCTCGATCGCCTGGAGAATGGCGGTGTTGATCCTCGTCTTGAGGAAGATGTCCTCGATCGTCAACCCCCGTGCTTCGCGGAGGGCTTTCAGATCGGATTGCCGTTCCCGGGTGGACCTGCTCTCTTCTTCGGTGACAGGTGTTTTGTTTTCTTCGCTCATGGTAGTTGACCTGAACTGCAGGTTGAGGATGGCTGCTCGAATACACAGCGATTCATTCGAATACACAGCGATTCATTATATATGCCGAAGCTCAATTATTCAATAACATAGCCAGGGTGGCTGTGCCGGACACGGGGGCCCCGGGTTTTCACCCTTGGTTCATCCTTCGAATGCCGTGACAAACAGCTCGTCGGCCACTTCGTCGATAACCTTTTGGGACTGCCCGACGGGGCCACTCTTGTTGACCCGTCCCATGACCACAATGTTCGAATCAGCCACCTGGATCAGGTAGAAGACGGCCGACACAACAGTTTTACCCTCCCGTGTTCCCATGTAGAGCAGATCTCCGGCAATCACATACTCCAGCCCCAGCTTGCTCGCGTGCTGCAGTACCTGTTTCGGCTTGAATGTTTTGTCCGACCTGACCACCACGAGTTTTCGGCCGAAACGCTCTTCCAGCCGCTGATGCAGCCTTTTGGAAAAGGCCTGCGGGTAACCCAGTTCGGTGCACGTGCGGTAGAAGATCGCCTTGGCGTCCTGTTCGTGATATTCGGGATTGAGCTTGTCCAGATAACTGCCGCCACAGGAGGTGAACGGGGTCAGGCCGATCCGGGCATCCTTGGACAGAGGTCCGATGTCGTTCAGACGATGCAGATCGTTCTTGTTGCGTACCGTGGTGGCGCAGCCGCATGCCAGCATTACCCCCACCAGCAGCCCGATCCAGCCGGTATATTTTCTGAGAAGTGCCGGGACCATCTAGCCTTCCAATTTCTCGACGATCCTGTCGCGGTACTCGGGGAACTCATCCAGATCCAGCGGACGCTTGCGCATCATGTTGAGTTTCAACAGCTTGAAATCAAGCTGCCGCCGCAGGGTCCGGCGCTGTTCGTCGTCCTCCAGTTGCCCCAGCATCTCCCGCAGCGAGACGATCTCCTTGCGCAGCTCCACCTCAGGCGGCACGAATCCGGCGTTTTTGAGAATCTTGTAGGCCATGCGCAATTCGGCCGGCACCCCGGACAGGTCCTCGTCCATGGCCAGCGGCTTGCCCGCGCCGGCCAGGTTGTCCAGTTCGCCCCGCTCCATTGCCTCTCGAATTTTGCGTTCCGCAATGGTTGCTAAAATATCCATGAGCATCATTGTGACCCAGTTCGTCGGAAAATTTCAAGCGCGGAAACGGAAAGGGCGGCCGGCGACCGCCCGGTGAAGCAGGTCTTTCGCGACTCCCGCCCTGCCCCCCCTTTCAATCTCTTCCGCTACCCAGCGTTGCGGCATACATCGCCGCCAATTCCTCCAACGCCCGGGCGCCGTTGCCGCGAAACGAGGAACCGTGCATGACGGCCAGGGTCTGCGGCCCGAGCCCGGCCAGCATCTTCAGGGTGGCATTGGTCCACGAGGCATAGGGATAGGCATGGTTAAGGGGACCGGCCTCGTAGTTCAGAAGCGCCTGCTGGGCCGGCCCGACGATATCGTCGTCTGTCATGGAAGGCAGGTCGCCGTTCTGGAGGAACAGGTCCGAGCAGAACAGGACGGCACCGGTCTCCTCGAACAGGAGCGAGGCATCCCAGGCATGGGGGACCTGGGGAGTCTCCAGGAACCGGAAACGGCGCCGGCCCGTGGCGAGCATCTCGCCATCAGCCATGACATGGGCCCGGCCGCCGATGTAGTCGTTGATGTTCACTAAAGCCCCTATGGTACCGCAGAGCGGCTGCGCTCCGGGAGCCGCATCCAGCCATTCGTTCAGGCTGCCGCACTCGTCGGCCTCGAAATGACTGAACCCGATCCAGCGCAAGCGGGATGGGTCCATTACCTGTGCTACGGCAGCGTGAACCTGCGGGAACATGCCGCGCATGCCGGTGTGAAAAAGGAGCGGTTCGTCGTCCAAGGCCAGGAACTGGTTGAACTGGAGTTCGATCTTGGCAATGTAGGTGGACAGACGGTAGAGATCTGGGGCGATTTCGTCGATGCGGGTTTCCATGGCAGACCTCCGCGCGATTGGCAGTCTTGACTACAAGTCTAACCGGCATGTGCGGGAGGGCAAATGCGAGAGCCGTTCTTTCTCGGGGCCAGCGATGCGACTGATCTTTTGACCGGACGGATAATCTGGGGTATTTTCTTTTTCCCGTTGTGCATATTCCCGGGAACAGGGAGAAACCACGTGAAGTCCGATTTCATCAGAGGTGCCAGGGCCAATGTGCCGATAGCCGCCAGTGTGCTGGCCTACGGCAGCGTACTGGGGGTGCTGGCGGCCCAGAAAGGGCTGAACTGGCTGGAAATGCTCTTCATGAACACTGCCATTTTTGCCGGCTCGGCCCAGTTCGTCATGGTCGACATGTGGTCAGGCCGGCTGCCGGTCGTTGAGATGGCGTGTGCCGTACTGATCATCAACCTGCGCTATCTGCTGATAGGTGCCTCCCTGGCACCGCTGTTCGCCGGCCGCAGCCTGTTCTGCAAGGCCCTTTTGATGCACCTGGTGGCAGACGAGAACTGGGCCATGACCATGGCCGAGCGCCGTCGTGGCACCGCCTC belongs to Geobacter sp. SVR and includes:
- a CDS encoding diguanylate cyclase domain-containing protein gives rise to the protein MRLRPEFHSVTTRIIVFGLFILFTGSLGWTLLLSTYLRDDIIRMNSSQLLTLATYVAQDVDRNITERRELLKRMAATLPLEYLNDPARMQSWLAERYRLHPLFSQGLVVMDPAGTPLAGYPVTVATAGSLADRDYFRKAVTGEFAIGRPVVGRFSKVPLLPMGMPIRDSSGTVRGVLAGASALNAPDFLAALHKTRVGKEGGLILVSPQDKLFVDASHRNIALTPTPQKGIHRQHDQAMEGFRGVGIDVNAGGIEELSAVVSVPSSGWFLVARLPTEEVFAPISRLQRFMAGNTAILTVVFVIVLVAGLRYLLGPLRKAAQHADRMISGEIPLEPLPVERRDEVGNLTAAFNRVLTKLLESRAEMEHLAHHDNLTGLPNRNLLADRLTEALARSRRNGTALTVLFLDLDGFKLINDNHGHDVGDEALRQVAARLREVVRRNDTLARSGGDEFVILLTDQQGEVKKTAELVARKCIAVFEAPFELEGEAYIMGVSIGIAMGAGDSQPNKLLVAADQAMYRAKQAGSGKICWADEP
- a CDS encoding RodZ domain-containing protein, whose protein sequence is MSEENKTPVTEEESRSTRERQSDLKALREARGLTIEDIFLKTRINTAILQAIENGEFDLLPAPFYAKRFIALYAETIGIDAGPIQAGYQRYLDRQQAVPEEVKPVTVPVVPDHKPSRRSLVYAIPVAAVIAAAIIAYAFLHEQNPTGTAQRKAAVDAQKEATPVPAPAVKEQPPQTVNSVPPTPVPPAQSTQASPTPPTPPTQAPPPTDIRKEAPPAPGSNAPLTLLVEATEDTWLSITEDRKPPYQITLKAGQKLNRTAREFFVVDVGNAAGINVTFQGTPLGKLGRKGQVVHLRLPQQ
- a CDS encoding DnaJ family domain-containing protein, whose amino-acid sequence is MDILATIAERKIREAMERGELDNLAGAGKPLAMDEDLSGVPAELRMAYKILKNAGFVPPEVELRKEIVSLREMLGQLEDDEQRRTLRRQLDFKLLKLNMMRKRPLDLDEFPEYRDRIVEKLEG
- a CDS encoding MBL fold metallo-hydrolase, which gives rise to METRIDEIAPDLYRLSTYIAKIELQFNQFLALDDEPLLFHTGMRGMFPQVHAAVAQVMDPSRLRWIGFSHFEADECGSLNEWLDAAPGAQPLCGTIGALVNINDYIGGRAHVMADGEMLATGRRRFRFLETPQVPHAWDASLLFEETGAVLFCSDLFLQNGDLPSMTDDDIVGPAQQALLNYEAGPLNHAYPYASWTNATLKMLAGLGPQTLAVMHGSSFRGNGARALEELAAMYAATLGSGRD
- a CDS encoding AzlC family ABC transporter permease, encoding MKSDFIRGARANVPIAASVLAYGSVLGVLAAQKGLNWLEMLFMNTAIFAGSAQFVMVDMWSGRLPVVEMACAVLIINLRYLLIGASLAPLFAGRSLFCKALLMHLVADENWAMTMAERRRGTASIWFLLGGGIVIFLFWSSGTLAGLLGGGLIAHPEKYALDFAFTAVFTSLAVGLWHGKKDAVPWLVAGVLALLAHRYLPGKWYIVIGGLGGALAAMLGPLETDGGG